DNA sequence from the Mangifera indica cultivar Alphonso chromosome 18, CATAS_Mindica_2.1, whole genome shotgun sequence genome:
CTATATTGAATATTGagggtttttcattttttaagtgGGTTATTATTTCTGCCTAATGGGAATGTGTAGATGAAAAGTTCTTTGATGGGTTTGATATTGAATTTCAATCATCCTAAATTGAGTACTTCTTTTCTGAAATGAATTATTTTGCAAGCtgattttgtgtttgtttgtgtTTGTATTGTATGTATGgcatcaaaatttgaattaaaaatgagatgGTTATCCTGTTGTTTGGATCATTCTGAACAATGAGTAATGTTGACACCAAACTTGTTTGAATCAGTTTGGTGGGTGCTGTAACGAGATATTCGTTTACGAGAAGGCATTTATTTACCCTATGCCTGTGTTAAGGATATATGATTGGATTGATGGTGATCTTGCAAAAGTCTGTTTGTAAGTATGCAATTATGGGCTGTTTAATTACTTATGTCTCTTGCTTTCTCCTGCAGCAAATGCTGGCACAAACAAGGCTGCCTCTAGCAGCACTTCTCTGAACACAAGGAAACTTGATGAAGATACTGAGAATCTTACTCGTGAGTGGCCcttttcttatattttgtaTCTTAAACTCtgtttactttttattattagaatatgTACCTTGTATAGCCTTGGAAGGTCTATAGAGCTTTTCCCAGAGGAAAAACTTTCGACCAATCCATTCTCAAGTTATTGATTCTGTCTTTATTATACTGCCAATCTGTCTTTAAAATGCTTTGATATAGTGATCAGTAGGTTTGCTAGATGCGAAACTTCAATCATTTGATAGTGTCATCTGTTTTGATATTGCATAAAATGTAGCTAGTTAGTGGTTGCAGGGTGGATTATCATGTCTGAAGCATCTCTGATGTTCTTAGGTTAACTAGTATTGTACAATCAGTGTAGTAGAGGATTGAAAGTTGGAGGGTTTGTTCAAATAATGGAAAACATGAGTGGCTGCATACTGTTAAAATAGCTGAACCTCGAAATGTTTTGCTACCCCTCATTTATTGCCTGACTAAGGTCTCCAAGTCAGCctataaaattccaaaaatttatTCCCCTCATAAGTACGCCCAGGATTGTGGTTGATGCTCCACAGTTATAACATAAATAGTCTAAGCAATTGAATGGTCAGAAATCATGGAATCAAGAGATTATAAATCTTATCAAgggtttaagaattgaaatttaatttgttaagacTATCAAGAAGTATATCGCATGCTGCTGAATTTGTTTCCCTCTTTGTTATTTGTTCTCAACCAGCAAAGTCGTTTCTCATTACCTttcataattgataaatattctGTGATGTGATACTGGGAAGTAAAGCCGTCTAAATGGGTATTACAAGAAATTTTTTCATGCCAGCCTCTCCTTACCTTAATCACACTAAAGTTTGTTGTTTCCaactttcaatttaaaaaaagtggTGTGTTGTGCATTCTTTTATCCTCTTtgcaatatttttattagaaaatgataAAACCATTCTAGCTTTAATTATGTAATGTTTTCATTAATGAACAGATGAACGAGTACCCACTGAACTCAAGAAAGCAATTATCCAGGCGCGAACTGAAAAGAAACTCACCCAATCTCAACTTGCTcaggtctctctctctctctatacaCACACAAACAGAGGTGTTTTCTTAACTACTTTTCTGAACTAAGCTTGTTCTGAGGATATTTCACTAAATCTTCATTTTCTGTGCAGCTGATCAATGAGAAGCCTCAAATTCTACAGGAGTATGAATCAGGTAAAGCCATTCCTAATCAGCAGATACTTACCAAGCTGGAAAGGGCTTTTGGTAAAAAACTGCGAGGAAAGAAGTAAAGAGGATCCCTTAGGAAACTGCTTCCAGTACTTTTAATGTTGTCGTTGAGTGAGTCTTTAAATTTGGTGGTGTATACGAGCTTGTTCTACCATTGTCATGGCTTGCTTATAAGTGTCTTTGGCAGTTTGGCTCTTTGTGACCGCTATAAATCTTTGAGGTCTTTGCCTTTGCTTGCGCTTAACTCTATTTCAAGCACATATTGCATCATAAGTAGAAAGTGTCATTATCATTCTACTCTAATCGTGTTGAAAATGATTTGTGCAGTATACAGTCATTGGCATCTCTTATgggagtaatattatacatatttattttaaatatacaaataattacatatttatatatgtcatcatataattgagtgttaatatatttttaattcaagatcactcaattacatgataacatacattaaatgtatatctatttgtttatttaaaatgagaacatatagttttattgctagAAGATAACATGTTCTCTATGAAAGTTACAGGCCAATGTTATATCACTTTGGGATCACGCAtacaataaaattgtgtatacataattgagcatatagataatatatcatcatgtgattgaataattttgaattaaaaattaattgggATATGAATTCTTAGACTAATCATTTTCTATTAGCAATAGCCTCTCAGTTTCGTTTGGATAGTTGTTGGTTGATTTTTACTAAAGCATATTGTAGTTCTTAACATGGTAGTTGAACagtatattgtattatatattgaaaatgtaatttttcatatcGTATATggtgtattatattgtattgtatgatatgtcttttaaaaaataaattaataaaatattaataaaaataataaaaaattataattgatatatcatcatttggACAAATATCACAAGtacttgtaaaattataaaaactttcatatataatcttattatatcattattttttaaaatatatatatatatatattcatatcgataatatatatcgtattatattatatgatacgttcATTGTAttgtataaatttgatatattttataatatatatcatctttcaattatattgtatcatatcataagatatatatcatatatcaaaaaatattgaTAAGTATGGTCTAACTCATTTGTATTAATTGAATTGTTTCTTTGGCATTCCACCGAAAGCAAGAGAAATTGGTGGTGTTGAATAAGAATGTTGACCCAGTTGCAGTCAGATCCCTTTCTTGGTCTCCAAGCAGCTTGTGAAGCTCTGGAGCTATCAACCGCGCGTCACTAGGTGCAGGCTTCAAGTTTTCAAAGGTCAAATTTGATTCCACTAAGATTTCTAATCTAGTACGTTGAATGGAGCCTTATTTGCGTAATTGTATCTTTTTGTACCCTTCAAGTGGCCAATTGTACAAATTGTCCAACCTTGTCATCCAATCATGAATGATCAGTTCCTCTTATGAGATATGATAGATAGGAGCGCAAGGCTACAATTGAACTgtgtaatattaataaatttgtaaaatcttaccatattatatttattcttttaaaatcttacatttactttctaaaaatttcaaattaaattcaaactaagtcagattaactcaattcaattgTTTAACTTGGACTAACCTAACTTTAATTGGGTGGGATAACTCCGATTCGAGTTTAAATCgaattatctcaaattttctGAGTCATTAGAAACCTGTTAATAAATTCATCGTATTAAATTGAGCTTGAGTTGTCTCctatttaggtttaacttaactcaaatctaaccctTGCTAAAACTTAATTAACCCCTAAACtttgcatattttataataataaaatttctcaaGCCCTTTACCTTTTAAAATTAGCACCTACAATCCAACACTAAACTTTGAATAGATaagaataattgataaatatatataaccataaaaGTTAACCATTATCTTTCAAGTTGAGTTCAAGCCAACAGTTTCTGTTTTTTAACTCAAACCTTGCATAAACCCAATCACACTGAACTCAAACCCAACAATACTTAGGTAAACCCTACTCCATTACAGCCCTAAcacatcatttaaaattaaaagtttgatgatATTAAATGGATatgtaacattatttatttgagttttacCAACGGGCACTATGCGGTTTCTGGGCGGGGTTGTGGGAACTAGAAGGAATCTCTCATTCATGTTTTAGAGTTTACACGTACAAGTAAAATTCTTCAGTTTAAGCAAAGTTTTACAATTTTTGGTTTAcaaatcaaatcttaataaatCAGTACAATGACATCCCAGCACCAAACGGTCGAACTCTAACCAAATCGCCCAAATACTCAATTCTTGGAAAGTGTTATTAAGAGTAAAACCATATGTACAAGCAAATTTTACGAACGTATATGTACAAACTGGAATGACTAATAATTGAGTAatatgattgtttactttttctctcaatccaaaattaattaataggaTATTATcacatcatattatatgaataagtttgtACAATATGTTTATACATGTAGCATTACTCCTGTTACTAAATCCTAGGGAGATTATTaaagcaaataataaaaattcaacaaagtTGTATTCATACAACAGCAACATGTACATAATATGCTTCCTCCCACAAAACTGTTCAAGAATACGGTAAGTGAAGCAATAATCATAAAACATCGATCTGAACTGGTGACTACATATAACATACCTGAACTTTGTTACTCACAAGCCAATTTTGAGCCGAAGCTTGTAAGACAGATGGCAAATGCCTGGAAGGCTGACAGTGGCTGCCTGTAATCCATGGTAAAAGTATCATCTGCCACTTTACCAAACTGGAGGAGAACCGTTTCTTCATCTCCTTTTTGTCCAGGTTGGCTTTGGTCCACTGTTGCTACTAGCTGAAAGTTTTTCACTGATGCTACAGTTACCCGTCCATGGAAATTCAAGCACCAGCATTGCAAATGCTCATGCCACCTTGGTGATTTATTCCTCAAAACTGTGCATCCAGAGACAGCAGTGTCTGGTTTCTTCATCTTGGAATTGTCCAGATACTTGTCACTAGTAGTTTCCCCTGATGATGGGCACTTCAAAGTGCAAACCATTCTCCTTGGACCTCTTGACTTCAGGAGGTTAAACTTATATGAGACTTGTCCGATCTCAAAATTGCCCACCGGTACTTGAGGGCTTATTTGCTTGCTTGCAAATCTTCGACTAGACCTACTGCTTGAAGGCTTTGCACCACTATGTGGTGGCTGGCTATCATAGATTGTAAAGTTTGTGCCAAGAAAATCCGAACTGCAAAAATTTAAAGGCAAGTGagaatataaactaaaaaaggTTGCAAGGAAATAGATGCCACAATGAACCCTGAAAAGAAGACTATCTCTTTCATGAAGACTCAACACACACGGTAAGAGAAAACTTGAAAAGCcaaatttaatcacatatagTTGAAGTGTCATCGAAGCACAACCATCGAATTTATGATAGTTGTACTATGAACAAAGCGAATTATTTATAATGCCTCACAAGAACTTCTTTAAATAAACATTGTACCTTAATTTTCCAACATAGGCATTACTTCCTTGAGATAGATCATCAGCATCAAGTGATATAATATACTCAGTGTGAGCACCACGCCTATATCTCCGGGCTGCTAAAAGAAACTTTCCCTTATCGTTGAATGCTAGAAGCAAGAAATTGGGAAAAAATGAATGAGCATGAGTTTAAAATCAAAGCAATCAAAGTTCTAATTACAAGCAAAAACTGCAATACATATCCAAAAATGAGGGAAGATAGAAAGTTAACCTCTAACATCTTGGTAGAAATGAATTAGAATGAAACTTATTCAGATATGTGACTACCTTAGGTTGTTCACCCAATCAAGTTGATTAACTAATTGCACCATACGTATTATAAATCTTTTCATACACAACTGCCAAAGAATAAGAGAAGCcatcgaaatttaaacaaacatTTTCATGGCATATATACTTGAAAGTGGAAAGAACAAATTTTGGATccatgatttaatttttcaatttattgtaTTCACATTCACAGAAGTTGTAATAGTCATGGTCAGTGCCAAGTGACCAGCCTGTGTGTCTCCCACATGCTGAAGGCATGGCTAAGAATTCAAGGACTAATAGATATAATTGGCAGGAAAATGGGATTCGTTGCACCATTAATCTTTTGTAGAGCTATTCTATAGACTATAAGATACGAAGTCAGCTATTCTACTAAATTCTACACAATgttagaaagagaaaattttagcaATTAAGAAAGCGAGTCATTAGGATAATTTTGGACAGGTCCGCAATACAATTAAGTGATGCATGAATGGGTAATTATCCTACTAATAAACACTATTATATAATCCCAAAAAGGTCGTCACAGTCCATTCTACAATTAACCTGTATCAAAATCCCAGATCAAGAATAACACAATATCCTAGCTCATGAACAACTTTAGTTCCATGGATATTTTGATGTTGGGGGTACCATTACAAACATTCTATTCAATACAGTTCATTCTCAACAGCTAAAAAGGGAGAATTTCACTTGGAAAATTACTTGATATAAAAGGAAAGTTGAACTTTGTTTGCTCCAATAACATACCTATCCCATTATTGTATAACCAAAAATGGTTTTAAGAGATGATCAAGTAATCAGAATATATCAAAGGAAAATGGATTAATTTgcttttgaaaacttgaaaattgtCAAGTTGAGACCAAGTCAAGTTGACTAAAATCTCATGTCCCTACCAAGACCTAAAAGTATACAGATTTGAAAATATGCAACATATCCCTTTCAATTTATTACTAGTTAACTGCATGTGTGAATTAAATATATAGTCACCTCTGAGAAAACACAGTAAGTCTAACCAAGAAGCAGCTTTCATGCTTCTCTATCTATGACCAATTCAACTTCAAGAAAAGCAACTTACATGGCGTCAAAGCAAGATAAAGGTAAAAGGTTGAGGTCTTCTTATTCCTCTTTATCAGACAACTACGAGGAAGTTCACGAGGACCCGGCTGCATTTAGAAATGAAATAACAGAGACATCAATCCCAGAACTGTATACAATTTAATTGACAAACAGCAAATCAACAACCCATAGCTTACAAGACCAATTTTAGTCTCTGTGTTTGATCAACATTAGTGAGCTCAACAAGACATTTGACATTGGTTTAAGTTGAATTGACTGTGAATGAATGGGCCGCTGGGCTGTTTTGGTTTTGATAAAGGATTTGATTTGAGGTGGTTACGGAGGATGGTACGGCAGCCTATTCTGGTTTTGAATAATGGAGGTGAGGGGGACGTAAAAATGGAGATACAAATGGGACGATTCAGACAATGGTTTTAGgaagaaattaaagttttgtgGGCAAAATGACCTTCTTGCTTTATCAGGTAGTGGTTTTGTGAAGAGAGGTGAATGACAGGTGGCCAAatgaactttcaaaaatcttcCTGTTTTATCAGATACTTGTCAAACTTTTTTAAGAGAAATTTCAGTAAAATTGTTCATTGTGTCTattcaaacataatttaatcccaaaatcaaaaattttgaactatTACTCTTTCAATAACACAATGACTCTATAAACCTACCATCAACTCAACAAAATAACCtaaattaaacaagaaaacacatttaaaaaaaaaaaaaaccctcaatcAAGCTCTAATTACAAAGATTCAACTCAATCAACACttcatttcataaaattaaaaaaaaacaataattaaaagaataaaatgacCTGCTTAAGGCAAGAAGGGAAAGTAATTTTTCCGTTAAGAAGAGGAGACCCAACGACATCTTTCGTAATATCTCTCCATCTCTTACAAACGCACGCACAAGCGACGACGCTTTGGCGCTGAGGCCACCGATCTTCACTCGTTTCCACGCGCTTTATGATTTCCCCCAACAATTCAGGTAGCATCCCGGCCCACGACCCGGATGCCGAGTCCGACTCAGCCAAGTCGTCACCGGCTCCGCCCAGTCGCATTTCTTTCAAAGATTTATGTGTCTCGCTGTAGGATCTCGAGATCCTTCGAGAGAGAAATGACCTTCTCAGAGACATTTGCGTCtgtaaaatatatacaatattataattttgaaactaCAGAGagaaatgtttggatttttgttgAGAGAGAGATTTGGTTTTGTTGGAGAAGAAGAGTAACGAAAGGAGAGCGTGAGAGAGTGTAAAGTGACGGGCCGTTGATGATAAGAGATTGTGACGGGCGACTAATATGTGTTTATTAATGAGGGCACAAATTTGACCAtgtttaattcattaataaatgcTTTTGAAAATAGacgtttattattattaaaatattatttattcatgaaAAACAGCATGACATGACTGACCTATATCGAGATGGCCGGGCGACGCGTCATGCATGGGGGTCGGTacggttggattcgaaccgagccgagctcagcttgcagccagctcgggctcggctaggtattttaatggccggctcgagttcggttcgagctcgactcgagccggaTTCGGTTcgactcgagttcggctcgataacggttcgtttttcatatcaaaacgacaccgttttgtgtatatatgaggatcaaaacgacgtctttttgtataaaaaatttttaaaaaaatatatcgagccaacccgagccagctcgggctcggttcgagctcgatcgagccgagcagagcccgactcgtttcgggcttgaaccgagccgagctgagcttgagctcgagctagctcgaCTTGAATCTAGCCCTAAATATATCGAGCCAACCCGAGCTAGCTCGgactcggctcgagctcgatcgaaccgagcagagcccgactcgtttcgggcttgaatcgagtcgagccgagcttgagctagagctagctcggctcgaatccagccctagggGTCGGCCAACTCTGTTAGGATTGAAAGATTTACGATACAGCTCTAGACCATTTAGGTTGTGCCTTTGTAAATCTTTGACAGGTTGCTTCATGTGATTTTGCATCCCAATCtactaaatcataatttttaattaattttaatttttaaatatattttaacaggCCATTTCAGACCAACCCACAAGTTTTATCCCAAGGCCTGGACAAGTTTCACTTGATTTACAAGTCTATAATAATTTACTATAATAACAAATCATGTCCTTGCAAGTTGGAAGTTGGGCTGGTGTGGCAAGCCCCCTGTCTATATGAAATAAATGAGAATTTCAAAATTAGTAcaaatttataatgttatttcGAAAAAGTtacaattgaattaattttaccTCATTGGCAACATAATAAATGGAACGCAATCAGTGTAGAttctaaataagaaaataaagaagcTTCGTAAAAGAATATTTCTTTAGTCAAGACTCTCAAGAAGAATCACAAAGTAAAGAAAGTTACCTAGGAGGTACAGCAAAATATGAAAGATCATTATCTCGAactatttgaataaattttgaagACCAAATTTTGTAAGGAAGTGGGACATGTAATGTCAATAGGCATTTTATGAAgctattttggtctttttatatGTGTTTTTGACTTGATGTTAATATATGTGATATAGATACATCAAAGTGGGAATTGAATCATATGGCTGAGTAggtataagtaaaaataataaaattatacgtatttattttgatatataaatgggtataaagttgatatgtgttatcatgtgatttgatgattttaaattaaagataaaatatatttaacatgatgatacatataaatgtgcatctatttatatactcaaagtgggtatacataatattgttcaagTAAAAAAGGGTTAGAATAAGCGTTTCACAGGATAGAGCATTTGTTCAATGTTTAGTTAAGTAGATAAAACAAATGAACAACCATTTCAAATTTCAGAGAATTGAACGCATGTTCCAACAATCATTAACTCAAAAATTCTATGTAGAGACATCCTTACCCGAACCTAACATCCATTACTTATAATTGTGTTTATGATTCAGAAACCCTAAATCATGAATTTCAACCCCAATCGCCAATATCAGAGGTCCAAAAGAGTCCATTAGCAAAATTTGATCCTTcttcaaattaaagataactAGGATCCTCCCCGTATCGAAAGATTTGGTTTATTGCATGATAATAAAGATTGTATGATGTTGTTGAGATTTGGAGCATTATGTTGATTGATGTGATCCAATTTAGGAgtgttttgattatgattattgTGGTTATTGAAATATTGGGTAGTGATGATTGTGGGAAAAGTGATGAATGTaatgtttgatataatttatggATTGTTTGACAATTATTTGTGTATACGTTTGAGTAGGCATTGAAAGATGGGGGTTAAATCAACCATTACATGGATTAAAGCTGGATTTTGTGTTTGGAATCATAGAAAAAATCTAAGAAAACAGATcgtttcaaatattttttaggtttgtGTATATATTATGATGGAACACTTATTCTAAGGACACGAATGATTGTTCGATACATAAACTAAATCCTAATTGAATGTTCATTTCAAGAACTGAATTGAtcgttttatataaatatagaccTATTAAATTTCAATAGGTGGAACGATTGTTTCAAGACTAGAATGTTCGTTTCATTAAGTTATTTCACAGGAGGAACGTATCCTCCAATTAGGTAGAATTTATGCTACATTTGAATAAAAGGTTGATGTGATTTTGACCTAGAATTTATGCTAAAATAGAAGAAACCGTGGGCAGGAGTACTTTGGGCGGACCAGGTGTGGTCAACGGGGCAGGTGCGCTGGGTGTAGTTACGCTTAGTGGGCTAAActacaaatttttaaacctttAGGAGAGATCGTAATTATAGAAATATAGGGGTTTTATGAACATTTTACAAATTATGttccaatatatattttaaacatgtGCAATTTCATAGGGTACATTCCATAATTATTTGTTGAAATTCATTGTATATtcatgtataataattataacgTAACACAttggtaaaattataaaaatattaataatttaataagaaattatatatgaaagatCGATTGAGATTTTAAGATATCgtttgaaaatcaatttatggCAAAAATGTATCATTTAGCCGACACATATGACTGTAGGTCAGTCATGTGACTAAACCTCAATCTCGTCACCACGACAAACTTCAATAGTATAAACTAGACATCAACTCTGTTTAGTTGAAAGCAAAACTCAATTTATCGGTTCCCACAATTGATTTCCCAAGGaatcacaaaatatataaaagaaccAAGGCAAGCCTTTTGAAAAAACTTTCTCTGGCTCTCACTTAGCTTCCCCCAATTTTGGCTCTTATGTCATTATGTCTATGGGTCGTAAATATGGGAATagaaaaaaaggccaaacgactatttcccacccaaggtttagcgttttctcaaaagtcccccttttaactatggaaacaccaaacactcacccatgaccggttagatttaaccaaaccctaacggtgataggggtaaaatcgtcattttgactataatattaaaaataaactaaaatagaatctaatttcgcccccctaaactttaaaaactaaaattttcccccaccctaagttttaaaaaatggcagtttcaccctagggtttggttttgaaatctccggcgacctctccggctccgttgccgacggccgctccctcccgaagcaacctctccttccggcgatctctttcctcccatttggaggtccgatcgacgcccggagacgtcgtgggagacgaagacttcgtcgggaagacgaagttcttcgtcttcccagacgaagccgacgccgtcgtcctcgtctgggaagacggtcgtcggcttcgtctgggaagacgaagaacttcgtcttcccgacgaagtcttcgtctcccacgacatctccgggcgtcgatcggacctccaaatgggaggaaagagatcgtcggaaggagaggttgctttgggagggagcggccgtcggcaacggagccggagaggtcgccggagatttcaaaaccaaaccctagggtgaaactgccattttttaaaacttaggcggggggaaaatttcagtttttaaagtttaggggagcaaaaggagataaaattttcagccgttagggtttggttaaatctaaccggccatgggtgggtgtttggtgtttccatagttaaaggggggacttttgagaaaacgctaaaccttgggtgggaaatagtcgtttggcctagaaaaaaatggtatatgaattatacagatataataccatgaataatgaaaaatatatttgtaaaaaaatattcttaaaattcaCATATaaggaaaatacaaaacatatatatacaggTTTAATACggtatattatcaataatatatttctaaaaatacggtaatatcataataatttaagtgttttttcacgaatattctattaaaaatcaatataacaattcaaacgtaaagtatttaattaattattaaacctaatataacataatatataatcacaattttttGTGCAACAAGTAACGTATCAATCAATtgggaaaacaaacaaattaattagtttagatttcaaattacagaaaaaAAGTGAATCTTTGTATAGGctacaaaagagaaaaacgtaaaattataattgaaaattaacaaagaaatattagtgggtttttttataatgacagtgatattttcataaataattaaaaatgaaaaaaacaattttgtactttaagtttagtataaaatttaaaaatacagtaaatgtaaaatatgatatataatttttgttcaatatgagaataacataaaatacacgtttaatatattttaggttcaaaatttgtttaactatgtttaatacataaataatataaaaagataaataatacataaataatgcatatatttacTAGCTAGGATTAGGTTCTTTCACCATTAATCGCACCCTAAAAGGTATGCGTACTTCTTCAGCTATTCTGATTTTGATGCCGAATGCtcatttaaaaagtaaattttatattgatttaatttaatcaagtattaaaataaataaaatgttagaatatTTACCGCCcatactttataaaaaaaaaaaaaaaaaaaaaaaggccaaaagactttcccacccaaggtatagtgaacgACCAATTCCCACctatcaacttttaaaaactcaaacacccacctatagtttagaaaactaacacctaacctccaaaattaagttaagattaagggcaaaattatcatttaataataatatttaacatttatatcattttactctcttaatttgaaaaactaataatttcatctaaaattaaattttgaaaagtgacattttcccccctacctagggttttcaatttcaCTGACAAATTTTTGATCAACGATGggcgatctctctccctctcagtATCGTCTCTCCCTCTGATGTTCAACATTGAGCTGACGACGTCTAGATTCGATGAAATCCAGATAAAAAGTGGAAACTCTTCGTTTGGATCTTCGCCATCCAGACAAAGCCAACTTCATCTGGATAATGATAATGGTCCAAAAGAGACCGATCTCTTCATCTAAACCGTCGTCGTCATCTAGATGAAGTTGACTTTATTTGGATGACAAAGATCCAAACGAAGAGTTTTGACTCTTCGTCTGTATTTCATCTAATCCAAACGTCGTCGGCCTATATTGAACACCGAAGGGAGAGACAACaccgagagagagagagatcggCCATTGTTGGTCAAAAATTCATCGAcgaaattgaaaaccctagatagagggaaaaatgtcattttttaaaaacttaattttggatgaaattattagtttttcaaat
Encoded proteins:
- the LOC123201264 gene encoding tubby-like F-box protein 7 is translated as MSLRRSFLSRRISRSYSETHKSLKEMRLGGAGDDLAESDSASGSWAGMLPELLGEIIKRVETSEDRWPQRQSVVACACVCKRWRDITKDVVGSPLLNGKITFPSCLKQPGPRELPRSCLIKRNKKTSTFYLYLALTPSFNDKGKFLLAARRYRRGAHTEYIISLDADDLSQGSNAYVGKLSSDFLGTNFTIYDSQPPHSGAKPSSSRSSRRFASKQISPQVPVGNFEIGQVSYKFNLLKSRGPRRMVCTLKCPSSGETTSDKYLDNSKMKKPDTAVSGCTVLRNKSPRWHEHLQCWCLNFHGRVTVASVKNFQLVATVDQSQPGQKGDEETVLLQFGKVADDTFTMDYRQPLSAFQAFAICLTSFGSKLACE
- the LOC123201439 gene encoding multiprotein-bridging factor 1a-like, whose protein sequence is MAGVGPISQDWEPVVIRKKAPNAATKKDEKVVNAARRAGADIETIKKSNAGTNKAASSSTSLNTRKLDEDTENLTHERVPTELKKAIIQARTEKKLTQSQLAQLINEKPQILQEYESGKAIPNQQILTKLERAFGKKLRGKK